In the Cryptosporangium minutisporangium genome, one interval contains:
- a CDS encoding PAS domain S-box protein — protein sequence MSGAWARTRDLLLPTAVWLVLCVVGVAALSWAQRSSRDDLVQRFDMRTSLGSQFVASYVQDVLARERTQAETFLSAKTVSAADFRRSVATFGYPAAVLVDAQGRLLHVEPPNPALVGTNVLGKYAHLRTATLTGVPAVSAVVPSASERVPVTAFAMPFETRYGRRVFSGAVEVARSPLSAYLAKALTIPDNRVYLVDGVGRVVASNRAVTSQNNSLGRAEPALAQALGHHSSGRASGSYPSAGGHWTFSSYPVSGTGWRLVATVPDVSLYAPLTGATTGGRAGLLTAAVVGLVAVVIAARGARSRRELRLSEERFRTVFDRSLVGMALADLTGRFRQANEAFCAVLGLSRETIGQLTVADVTHPDDLPATETAMRETLSGGVPGFTLEKRYRHADGHAVHAATTVTLLRDLRNQPVRFAVQVVDITDRKRLEDEEAAARAQLARHAGELERMNGNLTAARDRMTDFVAMLSHDVRQPITGILGYAETLTDDWDRLPDARKQQYLFGIAAAGQRLNRLVEDILTVAQLDAGVLLPKTTTVELRAALHDAVLTLPPDQALDVSVSVPEGLLVEVDPGHLHQIVTNLLGNAVKYGAPPFDLAARSLGRTVELVVCDHGEGVPPDFVPHLFDRFSRADTGVATTKRGTGLGLYIVRTLAEAGQIGLAYRPNRPTGACFLLDLPAAATVRSGVSPATAHGRGT from the coding sequence ATGTCCGGGGCATGGGCCCGGACGCGCGATCTCCTGCTGCCGACCGCCGTGTGGCTGGTGCTCTGCGTGGTCGGTGTGGCGGCGCTGTCCTGGGCGCAGCGGTCGAGCCGGGACGACCTGGTGCAGCGGTTCGACATGCGGACGTCGCTGGGCAGCCAGTTCGTCGCCAGTTACGTCCAGGACGTGCTGGCGCGGGAGCGCACCCAGGCCGAGACCTTCCTGTCCGCGAAGACCGTCAGCGCCGCCGACTTCCGGCGCTCGGTAGCCACGTTCGGCTACCCCGCCGCCGTGCTCGTCGACGCCCAGGGACGGCTGCTGCACGTCGAGCCCCCGAACCCCGCGCTGGTCGGAACCAACGTCCTCGGGAAGTACGCGCACCTCCGGACCGCCACGCTCACCGGCGTTCCCGCGGTCTCCGCCGTGGTTCCGTCGGCCAGCGAGCGCGTCCCGGTGACCGCGTTCGCGATGCCGTTCGAGACCCGGTACGGGCGGCGGGTGTTCTCTGGTGCGGTCGAGGTGGCCCGCAGCCCACTCTCGGCCTACCTCGCGAAGGCGCTCACGATCCCCGACAACCGGGTGTACCTCGTTGACGGCGTCGGCCGGGTTGTCGCCTCGAATCGGGCGGTGACCAGCCAGAACAACAGTTTGGGCCGAGCCGAGCCGGCGCTAGCCCAGGCGCTGGGCCACCACTCGTCGGGGCGGGCCTCCGGCTCCTACCCGAGCGCGGGCGGCCACTGGACGTTCAGCAGCTACCCAGTGAGCGGTACCGGCTGGCGGCTGGTCGCGACCGTGCCGGACGTCTCGCTCTACGCGCCGCTCACCGGCGCGACGACCGGGGGCCGGGCCGGTCTGCTCACCGCGGCGGTCGTCGGCCTGGTGGCGGTCGTGATCGCCGCCCGGGGCGCACGCAGCCGCCGTGAGCTGCGGCTGAGCGAGGAACGTTTCCGGACGGTGTTCGACCGTTCGCTGGTGGGCATGGCGCTCGCCGACCTCACCGGCCGGTTCCGCCAGGCCAACGAGGCGTTCTGCGCCGTGCTCGGCCTCTCCCGGGAGACGATCGGGCAGCTCACCGTCGCCGACGTCACCCACCCGGACGACCTCCCGGCGACCGAGACCGCGATGCGCGAGACGCTGTCCGGGGGAGTACCCGGATTCACCTTGGAGAAGCGGTACCGGCACGCCGACGGCCACGCGGTGCACGCGGCCACGACCGTCACCCTGCTCCGCGACCTCCGGAACCAGCCGGTGCGGTTCGCGGTGCAGGTCGTCGACATCACCGACCGGAAGCGGCTGGAGGACGAGGAGGCCGCCGCCCGCGCCCAGCTGGCCCGCCACGCCGGCGAGCTGGAACGGATGAACGGCAACCTGACCGCCGCCCGCGACCGGATGACCGACTTCGTGGCGATGCTCTCGCACGACGTCCGGCAGCCGATCACCGGCATCCTCGGGTACGCCGAGACCCTCACCGACGACTGGGACCGCCTGCCCGACGCGCGCAAGCAGCAGTACCTGTTCGGGATCGCGGCGGCGGGTCAGCGGCTGAACCGCCTGGTCGAGGACATCCTCACGGTCGCGCAGCTGGACGCGGGTGTGCTCCTGCCGAAGACCACCACCGTCGAGCTGCGCGCGGCCCTGCACGATGCGGTGCTGACGCTCCCGCCCGACCAGGCCCTCGACGTCTCGGTCTCGGTGCCCGAGGGGCTGCTCGTGGAGGTCGACCCCGGCCACCTCCACCAGATCGTCACGAACCTGCTCGGCAACGCGGTCAAGTACGGTGCCCCGCCGTTCGACCTCGCCGCCCGCTCGCTCGGCCGCACGGTCGAACTCGTCGTCTGCGACCACGGCGAGGGCGTGCCCCCGGACTTCGTCCCGCACCTCTTCGACCGGTTCAGCCGGGCCGACACCGGGGTCGCGACGACGAAGCGCGGCACCGGGCTCGGCCTCTACATCGTCCGGACGCTCGCCGAGGCCGGGCAGATCGGGCTCGCGTACCGGCCGAACCGGCCCACCGGCGCCTGCTTCCTGCTGGACCTGCCCGCCGCCGCGACCGTGCGCTCCGGCGTCAGTCCTGCCACCGCCCACGGACGCGGAACGTGA
- a CDS encoding GAF domain-containing protein encodes MKQLTDADLDAFASLDRLRALAAYDLAHPDLIEELDAIAAHTAEQICQPIALTNLVLDTATLVKGSYGLDEYGGAPGAPIEWSLCVRAVRPGGDCVIPDLTLDPEEHDNPMIAMGLRSYAGTPLRTLDGHVIGAHCVLGTEAHDFTASELAVLRTAADEVVTTLERYGRD; translated from the coding sequence GTGAAGCAGCTCACCGACGCCGACCTCGACGCGTTCGCGTCCCTCGACCGGCTCCGGGCGCTCGCCGCCTACGACCTCGCCCACCCGGACCTGATCGAGGAGCTGGACGCGATCGCCGCGCACACCGCCGAGCAGATCTGCCAGCCGATCGCGTTGACCAACCTCGTGCTCGACACTGCCACGCTGGTGAAGGGTAGCTACGGGCTCGACGAGTACGGCGGCGCGCCCGGCGCGCCGATCGAGTGGTCGCTCTGCGTCCGCGCGGTACGCCCCGGCGGTGACTGCGTGATCCCGGACCTGACCCTCGACCCGGAGGAGCACGACAACCCGATGATCGCCATGGGGCTGCGCAGTTATGCCGGCACCCCACTGCGCACGCTGGACGGGCACGTGATCGGCGCCCACTGCGTCCTCGGCACCGAGGCTCACGACTTCACCGCGTCCGAGCTCGCGGTGTTGAGGACGGCGGCCGACGAGGTGGTCACCACGCTGGAACGGTACGGCCGGGACTGA
- a CDS encoding sulfite oxidase-like oxidoreductase, producing MAIFSPGFQGRRRPANGLLPPGQYVTDGFPVLSAGPTPRVSTDTWQFTISTESGERHRWSWDEFRALPRATPTVDIHCVTKWSKFGTTWEGVSLDTLLDGVRTSASHVLVHSYGGYTTNLPLADLRNGKAWVAFSYDGKPLTPEHGGPARLLVPHLYFWKSAKWVTRLELLADERKGFWERAGYHDYGDPWREQRYDGD from the coding sequence GTGGCGATCTTCTCTCCCGGCTTCCAGGGGCGACGGCGGCCCGCGAACGGCCTGCTCCCGCCCGGTCAGTACGTCACCGACGGCTTCCCCGTGCTCTCCGCCGGGCCGACGCCCCGGGTGTCGACGGACACCTGGCAGTTCACGATCAGCACCGAGTCCGGAGAGCGCCACCGCTGGTCCTGGGACGAGTTCCGGGCACTTCCGCGGGCCACCCCGACGGTCGACATCCACTGCGTCACGAAGTGGTCGAAGTTCGGCACGACCTGGGAAGGCGTGTCGCTCGACACGCTGCTCGACGGCGTGCGGACGTCGGCGTCGCACGTCCTCGTGCACTCGTACGGCGGCTACACGACGAACCTTCCGCTGGCCGACCTGCGCAACGGCAAGGCCTGGGTGGCGTTCTCCTACGACGGGAAGCCGCTCACGCCGGAGCACGGCGGGCCGGCCCGGCTGCTCGTACCGCACCTGTACTTCTGGAAGTCGGCGAAGTGGGTGACCCGGCTCGAGCTGCTCGCGGACGAGAGGAAGGGCTTCTGGGAGCGCGCCGGTTACCACGACTACGGCGACCCGTGGCGCGAGCAGCGTTACGACGGCGACTGA
- a CDS encoding cytochrome c oxidase assembly protein, with translation MTHHDPASVTGLLLLGSALALPLLCYRLAVGEANRRHGHWPGRRSGCWAAGLATLGLGVAGTGLLSEHGFVPHMVSHLLVGMVAPLLLALAAPVSLALRALPVARARTLVRVLRSAPLRTLGHPVTAAVINAGGLWLLYATPLYSAVGNHPLLHVHLLAAGYLFAAAILGTHPRPAGFPLRAAVLVGYLAAHDILAKYLYGHPPAGVPTADAELGAQLMYYGGDAVDLVLIVLLCRAWFRTLARREQRAQQVPERAQSPS, from the coding sequence GTGACGCACCACGATCCGGCCTCGGTGACCGGCCTGCTGCTGCTCGGCTCCGCGCTGGCGCTACCGCTGCTCTGTTACCGGTTGGCGGTCGGGGAGGCGAATCGCCGCCACGGCCACTGGCCTGGCCGGCGCAGCGGGTGCTGGGCGGCCGGACTCGCGACCCTCGGGCTGGGCGTCGCCGGTACCGGACTGCTGTCGGAGCACGGGTTCGTCCCGCACATGGTGTCCCACCTGCTCGTCGGCATGGTGGCGCCGCTGCTCCTCGCGCTCGCCGCGCCGGTGTCGCTCGCCCTCCGGGCGCTGCCGGTGGCGCGGGCCCGCACGCTGGTGCGCGTGCTGCGCTCGGCCCCGCTGCGGACGCTCGGCCACCCGGTCACGGCGGCGGTGATCAACGCGGGCGGTCTCTGGCTGCTCTACGCGACGCCGCTCTACTCAGCGGTCGGCAACCATCCGCTGCTCCACGTCCACCTGCTGGCCGCCGGTTACCTGTTCGCCGCCGCGATCCTCGGCACGCATCCCCGGCCGGCCGGCTTCCCGCTCCGGGCCGCGGTCCTCGTCGGGTACCTCGCCGCGCACGACATCCTCGCGAAGTACCTGTACGGGCACCCACCGGCCGGAGTGCCGACGGCGGACGCGGAGCTCGGCGCCCAGCTCATGTACTACGGCGGCGACGCGGTCGACCTCGTGCTGATCGTGCTGCTCTGCCGCGCCTGGTTCCGGACGCTCGCCCGCCGCGAGCAGCGGGCGCAGCAGGTTCCCGAGCGGGCTCAGTCGCCGTCGTAA
- a CDS encoding DUF2243 domain-containing protein has protein sequence MDRNVLSGALLGLGVAAFVDETVFHQLLHWHHFYDKSTAAAGLVSDGLFHAVSWFATVAALFLLADLRRRRVFAARRWWGALLAAAGAFQLYDGTVQHKLLKLHQIRYHVDVAPYDWAWNVIAVLLLGAGAFLLVTARRTHSTT, from the coding sequence TTGGACCGCAACGTGCTGTCGGGAGCGCTGCTCGGCTTGGGAGTCGCCGCGTTCGTCGACGAGACGGTGTTCCACCAGCTGCTCCACTGGCACCACTTCTACGACAAGTCCACGGCCGCGGCCGGACTCGTCTCCGACGGCCTGTTCCACGCGGTCAGCTGGTTCGCCACGGTTGCCGCGCTGTTCCTGCTCGCCGACCTCCGGCGGCGCCGGGTGTTCGCCGCGCGGCGCTGGTGGGGGGCTCTGCTCGCCGCCGCCGGAGCGTTCCAGCTCTACGACGGGACGGTCCAGCACAAGCTGCTGAAGCTCCACCAGATCCGGTATCACGTCGACGTGGCGCCGTACGACTGGGCGTGGAACGTGATCGCGGTGCTGCTGCTCGGCGCCGGTGCCTTCCTGCTGGTAACGGCCCGCCGTACCCACTCGACGACGTGA
- a CDS encoding protocatechuate dioxygenase, with protein sequence MSRRRALTVGALGLAGAGTAGLAGLAGCGAGGRGETRLPPTDIPVEAATLALLGAARTCRPSRQLAQGPYWFDVDRLRSDIRESRQGTTLQLALRVVDGAGCGARPVPGAVVEVWNCDATGRYSGFEGAGRSVEGQTRPGRPAPPTRPAPPGPPLGWPNPLGVELPAGDPTADPMGYANRTSDGSYSRGDAEAQPGDESTYLRGAQIADRSGVVRFTTIYPGWYVGRAPHLHAKVYRDRRTVLSTQLFLDDAVSDRVYAAAPYRPRDARSTRNASDALFEQSTLLTLARYGDAYLGAINLAVDLLDVPPGAAGPASGGQYPGGVQ encoded by the coding sequence ATGAGCAGACGCCGAGCGCTCACCGTCGGTGCGCTCGGGCTGGCCGGCGCCGGCACGGCGGGGTTGGCCGGGCTGGCCGGATGCGGTGCCGGTGGACGCGGCGAGACGCGGCTACCCCCGACCGACATCCCGGTGGAGGCGGCGACGCTCGCGCTGCTGGGCGCCGCGCGGACCTGCCGCCCGTCCCGGCAGCTCGCCCAGGGCCCGTACTGGTTCGACGTCGACCGGCTGCGCAGCGACATCCGGGAGAGCCGCCAGGGCACGACGCTCCAACTCGCGCTGCGCGTCGTGGACGGTGCCGGCTGCGGAGCCCGGCCGGTGCCGGGTGCGGTCGTGGAGGTGTGGAACTGCGACGCGACCGGCCGGTACTCGGGGTTCGAGGGCGCGGGCCGCAGCGTCGAAGGGCAGACGCGGCCCGGACGACCGGCACCGCCGACCCGGCCGGCGCCGCCCGGCCCGCCGCTGGGCTGGCCCAATCCGCTCGGGGTCGAACTGCCGGCCGGTGACCCGACCGCCGATCCGATGGGTTACGCGAACCGGACGTCGGACGGGTCCTACAGCCGCGGCGACGCCGAGGCGCAGCCGGGCGACGAGAGCACGTACCTGCGTGGCGCCCAGATCGCGGACCGGAGCGGGGTCGTGCGCTTCACGACGATCTACCCCGGCTGGTACGTCGGGCGGGCGCCGCATCTGCACGCCAAGGTCTACCGCGACCGGCGGACCGTGCTCAGTACGCAGCTGTTCCTGGACGACGCGGTGAGTGACCGGGTCTACGCGGCGGCACCGTACCGGCCCCGCGACGCCCGCAGTACGCGGAACGCGTCCGACGCGTTGTTCGAGCAGTCCACACTGTTGACGCTCGCCCGCTACGGCGACGCCTACTTGGGCGCGATCAACCTCGCCGTCGACCTGCTCGACGTCCCGCCGGGCGCGGCCGGGCCGGCCTCGGGCGGTCAGTACCCTGGGGGGGTACAGTAG
- a CDS encoding metal-sensitive transcriptional regulator produces MAHAYIADKDAYLKRLRRIEGQIRGLQRMVDQEEYCIDILTQVSAATKALQSVALGLLDEHLAHCVVDAARNGGPEADAKVREASDAIARLVRS; encoded by the coding sequence GTGGCACACGCCTACATCGCCGACAAGGACGCCTACCTCAAGCGACTGCGCCGCATCGAGGGGCAGATCCGCGGATTGCAGCGGATGGTCGATCAGGAGGAGTACTGCATCGACATCCTCACCCAGGTGTCGGCGGCGACCAAAGCGCTGCAGTCGGTCGCACTGGGCCTGCTCGACGAGCACCTGGCGCACTGCGTGGTGGACGCCGCCCGCAACGGCGGCCCGGAGGCGGACGCGAAGGTCCGGGAGGCCTCCGACGCGATCGCGCGTCTCGTCCGATCCTGA
- a CDS encoding MarR family winged helix-turn-helix transcriptional regulator → MTSSPDPTATPPWLDPDQQRTWLRLAGLLIKLPAALDAQLQRDAGLSHFDYMVLSQLSEAPNRTLRMSQLAELANGSLSRLSHVVKRLEQRGWVRRQPCLEDGRATNAILTEDGYEKVVQTAPGHVATVRSLVVDPLTPDELARFGDLVGTLLARVDPDGDCPGQD, encoded by the coding sequence GTGACCAGCTCGCCCGACCCCACCGCGACGCCGCCGTGGCTCGACCCCGACCAGCAGCGCACGTGGCTGCGGCTCGCGGGGCTTCTGATCAAGCTCCCGGCCGCGCTCGACGCGCAGCTCCAGCGCGACGCGGGCCTGAGCCACTTCGACTACATGGTGCTCTCGCAGCTGTCCGAGGCGCCGAATCGCACGCTCCGGATGAGTCAGCTGGCCGAGCTGGCCAACGGGTCGCTGTCCCGGCTGTCGCACGTGGTCAAGCGCTTGGAGCAGCGCGGCTGGGTGCGGCGGCAGCCGTGTCTCGAGGACGGCCGGGCCACGAACGCGATCCTCACCGAGGACGGCTACGAGAAGGTCGTGCAGACCGCGCCCGGGCACGTGGCGACGGTCCGCTCACTGGTCGTCGACCCGCTCACCCCCGACGAGCTGGCGCGGTTCGGCGATCTGGTCGGCACGCTGCTGGCGCGCGTCGATCCGGACGGCGACTGCCCCGGCCAGGACTGA
- a CDS encoding class III extradiol ring-cleavage dioxygenase has product MHPFATHLENAAAAGPHRLWTPEDGALPSIYLSHGAPPLFEDATWMDEMFTWARSLPKPKAILIVSAHWELAPLSVSSTQAHTTPVYDFGGFDPRYYRMRYDTPDASDLATRLLSVLPDTETVHEHRDRGLDHGAWVPLKVMYPDADVPVLQMSIPTHDPARLIALGERLRPLREQGVLVIGSGFMTHGLRFLRDYRLDATAPGWSAEFDAWAADALGRGDVEELSAFRDRAPGMPYAHPTPEHFTPLFVALGAADDPEAPVTTTVDGYFMGLAKRSFQAA; this is encoded by the coding sequence ATGCACCCGTTCGCGACTCACCTGGAGAACGCCGCAGCGGCCGGGCCGCACCGGCTGTGGACGCCCGAGGACGGCGCCCTGCCATCGATCTACCTCAGCCACGGCGCACCACCGCTCTTCGAGGACGCCACGTGGATGGACGAGATGTTCACGTGGGCCCGGTCGCTGCCGAAGCCGAAGGCCATCCTGATCGTCTCGGCGCACTGGGAGCTGGCGCCGCTCTCGGTCAGCAGCACGCAGGCCCACACCACACCGGTCTACGACTTCGGCGGCTTCGACCCGCGGTACTACCGCATGCGATACGACACCCCGGACGCGAGCGACCTGGCCACCCGGCTGCTCTCGGTACTACCCGACACCGAGACCGTCCACGAGCACCGCGACCGTGGGCTCGACCACGGGGCCTGGGTTCCGCTCAAGGTCATGTACCCGGACGCGGACGTGCCGGTGCTCCAGATGAGCATCCCGACGCACGACCCGGCGCGGCTGATCGCGCTCGGCGAGCGGCTCCGCCCGCTGCGCGAACAGGGGGTCTTGGTGATCGGGTCCGGGTTCATGACGCACGGCCTGCGGTTCCTCCGCGACTACCGCCTGGACGCCACGGCGCCCGGCTGGTCGGCGGAGTTCGACGCTTGGGCCGCGGACGCGCTCGGCCGCGGCGACGTCGAGGAGCTGTCGGCGTTCCGGGACCGTGCGCCGGGGATGCCGTACGCGCACCCCACGCCGGAGCACTTCACACCGCTCTTCGTCGCGCTGGGCGCGGCCGACGACCCGGAGGCGCCGGTGACCACGACCGTCGACGGCTACTTCATGGGCCTGGCCAAACGGTCGTTCCAGGCCGCCTGA
- a CDS encoding DUF3558 family protein, with protein MTPRTLRTLLAAAAATGLLALTGCGSIDVSTDDAPPSPRPTSSGPTTSSTQPTGEATASAAPAADDGQVPNPCELLTPADVNALTSREITQIDRDNAGSGATRTCQWQLEEGVLAVFLAPTTADDFAIRDPEAVDVDGIGDEAYTSSGHLFVRTGELSIDVYATGSTDDAGNQTVATATAEKIINQL; from the coding sequence ATGACCCCCCGGACCCTCCGCACTCTGCTCGCCGCCGCTGCCGCCACCGGACTGCTCGCGCTCACCGGGTGCGGTTCGATCGACGTCTCCACCGACGACGCACCGCCGTCGCCCAGGCCGACGTCCTCCGGTCCGACGACCTCGTCGACACAGCCCACCGGCGAGGCCACGGCCAGCGCCGCCCCGGCCGCGGACGACGGGCAGGTCCCGAACCCCTGCGAGCTGCTGACTCCGGCCGACGTCAACGCGCTGACGTCCCGGGAGATCACCCAGATCGACCGCGACAACGCCGGTTCGGGAGCGACCCGGACCTGCCAGTGGCAGCTGGAGGAGGGCGTGCTCGCGGTGTTCCTCGCGCCCACCACCGCCGATGACTTCGCGATCCGCGACCCCGAGGCGGTCGACGTCGACGGGATCGGGGACGAGGCGTACACGTCCTCCGGCCACCTGTTCGTCCGCACCGGCGAGCTGTCGATCGACGTCTACGCGACGGGCTCGACCGACGACGCCGGCAACCAGACCGTCGCGACCGCCACCGCCGAAAAGATCATCAACCAGCTCTGA
- a CDS encoding LysR family transcriptional regulator → MTLSQLRTFALVVRLGSLRAAAAELGVSEPAVSAAVAALRQELGDPLFVRSGGGIAFTPGGRRLAAHAEEIVGLAEQARREVAETRTATTSLRTAATSDFAEHAAGALLDAFSRRLPDCAVDLAVSDGAALADALNRRAADVVLGPRPRTGGDGGLDAVPFLRYQRILVAAPDHPLHDETPSLAAALRHVWLTGPVGLEELAEEGRWLARQSAWPDLVRFPTETEAVAATRAGDGVMLALGHVVRADLRQGTLVRVPVPGTPVQGLWYATVLGRGRASAAARALQEFVTTPGATAAMLAPPGGTPSAPRRPPVHVALWS, encoded by the coding sequence ATGACCCTGAGCCAGCTGCGTACCTTTGCGTTGGTCGTCCGGCTCGGATCGCTGCGGGCGGCCGCGGCCGAGCTCGGGGTCAGCGAACCGGCCGTTTCAGCAGCGGTGGCAGCACTGCGGCAGGAATTGGGTGATCCGCTGTTCGTCCGGTCCGGCGGCGGTATCGCGTTCACCCCTGGCGGGCGTCGGCTCGCCGCGCACGCGGAGGAGATCGTCGGCCTGGCCGAGCAGGCTCGGCGCGAGGTGGCCGAGACCCGCACCGCGACGACGTCCCTGCGGACGGCGGCGACCAGCGACTTCGCTGAGCACGCCGCGGGCGCGCTGCTCGACGCGTTCAGCCGGCGGCTGCCGGACTGTGCGGTGGACCTGGCGGTGTCCGACGGTGCGGCGCTCGCCGACGCGCTCAACCGACGGGCCGCCGACGTCGTGCTCGGTCCCCGGCCGCGGACCGGTGGGGACGGTGGTCTGGACGCGGTGCCGTTCCTGCGGTACCAGCGGATCCTGGTCGCCGCGCCGGACCATCCACTGCACGACGAGACGCCGTCGCTGGCGGCGGCGCTGCGGCACGTGTGGCTGACCGGGCCGGTCGGCCTGGAGGAGCTGGCCGAGGAGGGGCGCTGGCTGGCTCGCCAGTCGGCCTGGCCGGACCTGGTGCGGTTCCCGACCGAGACCGAGGCGGTGGCGGCCACCCGGGCCGGTGACGGGGTGATGCTCGCGCTCGGGCACGTCGTCCGCGCCGACCTCCGGCAGGGGACGCTCGTGCGGGTGCCCGTCCCCGGAACACCGGTGCAGGGACTCTGGTACGCCACCGTGCTGGGGCGTGGGCGGGCGAGTGCGGCGGCGCGGGCGCTGCAGGAGTTCGTGACGACGCCGGGCGCGACCGCCGCGATGCTCGCGCCGCCGGGAGGGACGCCGTCGGCCCCACGCCGCCCCCCGGTGCACGTCGCGCTCTGGAGCTAG
- a CDS encoding xanthine dehydrogenase family protein subunit M has protein sequence MQVPAPFDYARAESVEDALSLLQRHGPESRVIAGGHSLLPMMKLRLARPEWLIDINDLFELDYLVEDGGTVRIGALTRHATLLASDLIARLFPIVTDAEKVIADPIVRNRGTIGGSLCQADPAEDLSTVCEVLRAEVVIRGLDGERVLTMPEMHRGPYETAVAQDELLTEIRFPVLPRSGSAYEKVERRVGDWAIAAAGASITLSPEGTITHAAIGLTSVGLDGRTATRAEERLLGQRPADELFDAAAAIAAEDCNPVADQRGPVDYKRHLAAELTRRVLRRATERAAGEEG, from the coding sequence GTGCAAGTTCCGGCTCCCTTTGACTACGCCCGGGCCGAGAGCGTCGAGGACGCCCTCTCCTTGTTACAGAGACACGGCCCCGAGTCGCGGGTGATCGCCGGTGGGCACAGCCTGCTGCCGATGATGAAGCTGCGCCTGGCCAGGCCCGAGTGGCTGATCGACATCAACGACCTGTTCGAGCTGGACTACCTGGTCGAGGACGGGGGCACCGTCCGGATCGGAGCACTGACCCGGCACGCCACCCTCCTGGCCTCCGACCTGATCGCGCGGCTCTTCCCGATCGTGACCGACGCCGAGAAGGTGATCGCCGATCCGATCGTCCGCAACCGCGGCACGATCGGCGGCTCGCTCTGCCAGGCCGACCCCGCCGAGGACCTCTCCACCGTCTGCGAGGTGCTCCGCGCCGAGGTCGTGATCCGCGGACTCGACGGCGAACGGGTGCTGACGATGCCCGAGATGCACCGCGGCCCGTACGAGACCGCGGTCGCCCAGGACGAGCTGCTGACCGAGATCCGCTTCCCGGTGCTCCCCCGGTCGGGCAGCGCGTACGAGAAGGTCGAACGGCGGGTCGGTGACTGGGCGATCGCCGCCGCCGGAGCGTCGATCACGCTGAGCCCCGAGGGGACGATCACGCACGCCGCGATCGGCCTGACCTCGGTCGGCCTGGACGGTCGTACCGCCACCCGCGCCGAGGAACGCCTGCTCGGGCAGCGCCCGGCCGACGAGCTGTTCGACGCGGCGGCCGCGATCGCCGCCGAGGACTGCAACCCGGTCGCCGACCAGCGCGGCCCCGTCGACTACAAGCGGCACCTCGCCGCGGAACTGACCCGGCGGGTGCTCCGCCGGGCCACCGAGCGCGCCGCGGGCGAGGAGGGCTGA
- a CDS encoding (2Fe-2S)-binding protein — translation MQITLTVNGTEVTAECEPRTLLVHFVRDTLRLTGTHWGCDTSNCGTCVLLMDGEPVKSCTVLAAMAAGREIRTVEGLAQNGTLDPVQQGFMAEHGLQCGFCTPGMMMTARALLDRNPDPDETEIRSAISGQICRCTGYSTIVRSVQWAAKNQEGAQA, via the coding sequence ATGCAGATCACACTGACCGTCAACGGCACCGAGGTCACCGCCGAGTGCGAGCCCCGCACGCTGCTGGTGCACTTCGTCCGCGACACCCTCCGGCTGACCGGCACGCACTGGGGCTGCGACACCAGCAACTGCGGCACCTGCGTCCTGCTGATGGACGGCGAGCCGGTGAAGTCCTGCACGGTGCTCGCCGCGATGGCCGCCGGACGGGAGATCCGGACGGTCGAGGGCCTGGCGCAGAACGGCACGCTCGACCCCGTCCAGCAGGGCTTCATGGCCGAGCACGGCCTGCAGTGCGGGTTCTGCACCCCCGGCATGATGATGACCGCCCGCGCGCTGCTCGACCGCAACCCCGACCCGGACGAGACCGAGATCCGGAGCGCGATCTCCGGTCAGATCTGCCGCTGCACGGGTTACTCGACGATCGTCCGGTCGGTGCAGTGGGCGGCCAAGAACCAGGAAGGCGCGCAGGCATGA